The Saccharothrix sp. HUAS TT1 genome contains a region encoding:
- a CDS encoding nucleoside 2-deoxyribosyltransferase domain-containing protein encodes MNARVRLVMAREPVPLRGPSVFLAGPTPEAGGPPSWRPAAFDVLAARWSDPRELVVVSPESRDGLRASSYEEHVDWEIDSRASVAAIMFWIPRDMRTLPGLTTNTEFGMDVDTGRAVLGVPPDCPNPERNRYLAHVARRHGVPVRYTLEDTVAAALGLAAATGPAPTVRTRG; translated from the coding sequence GTGAACGCCCGCGTGCGCCTGGTCATGGCCCGGGAGCCGGTGCCGCTGCGCGGCCCGTCGGTGTTCCTCGCCGGCCCCACCCCGGAGGCCGGCGGCCCGCCGTCGTGGCGCCCGGCCGCGTTCGACGTCCTCGCCGCGCGCTGGTCGGACCCGCGGGAGCTGGTGGTGGTCAGCCCCGAGTCCCGCGACGGGCTGCGCGCCTCCTCGTATGAGGAGCACGTGGACTGGGAGATCGACTCGCGCGCCTCCGTGGCGGCGATCATGTTCTGGATCCCCCGGGACATGCGCACCCTGCCGGGGTTGACGACGAACACCGAGTTCGGCATGGATGTCGACACCGGCCGCGCCGTGCTGGGCGTCCCTCCGGATTGTCCGAATCCCGAGCGGAACCGGTACCTGGCGCACGTCGCCCGCCGGCACGGCGTGCCGGTCCGCTACACCCTGGAGGACACGGTCGCCGCCGCCCTGGGCCTGGCCGCCGCTACCGGGCCCGCACCCACCGTCCGCACCCGCGGCTGA
- a CDS encoding HIT family protein, producing MVRRWSDAVAIRPRSGGVHPGHVLVVPRVHVPDAGTDLVVSAAMMARASVLMDEMPSANIITSKGSDATQTVFHAHWHVVPREPGDGLPLLWTPQQEARRQEQRWQPAGAR from the coding sequence ATCGTCCGACGGTGGTCGGACGCTGTCGCTATTCGTCCGCGCAGCGGCGGAGTCCACCCCGGCCACGTGCTCGTGGTGCCCCGCGTGCACGTGCCCGACGCGGGCACCGACCTGGTCGTGTCGGCCGCCATGATGGCCCGCGCCTCGGTGCTGATGGACGAGATGCCGTCGGCGAACATCATCACCTCCAAGGGCAGCGACGCCACACAGACGGTGTTCCACGCCCACTGGCACGTGGTGCCGCGCGAGCCGGGCGACGGCCTGCCGCTGCTGTGGACCCCGCAGCAGGAAGCCCGCCGCCAGGAGCAGCGCTGGCAGCCGGCGGGTGCCCGGTGA
- a CDS encoding helix-turn-helix domain-containing protein, whose protein sequence is MPRRTLPAKQLGRRLRRLRVQTGKSQAQACTAVNAGRPKDLHITQGYLSRIENGSSRPDPDELATLCARLDAGDETTGQLTALLARTEQPAWWDDYGSTLGADLRFVLELEDSADTLRIYESMFVSGLLETEEYAHAVISATGGNIRPMHVPKLVDLRMERREHLFKRSGFRGLVVVMGETAVRQIVGGRSVMKGQLKRLEVDIEAGMDIRYLPYAKGPWPAVSSCAIYGFDDDVDPDVVEVDAEVGRGVYEDHDNISAANHMFARALRNAEDPAATAAFLHGVAADL, encoded by the coding sequence ATGCCACGCAGGACGCTGCCCGCCAAGCAGCTCGGACGCAGGCTCCGCCGCCTGCGGGTGCAGACCGGCAAGAGCCAGGCCCAGGCGTGCACGGCGGTGAACGCGGGCCGCCCCAAGGACCTGCACATCACGCAGGGCTACCTGTCGCGGATCGAGAACGGCTCGTCGAGACCCGATCCGGACGAGCTGGCCACGCTGTGCGCGCGGCTGGACGCGGGCGACGAGACGACCGGGCAGTTGACGGCCTTGCTGGCGCGCACCGAGCAGCCGGCGTGGTGGGACGATTACGGCTCCACCCTGGGCGCCGACCTACGGTTCGTGCTGGAACTGGAGGACAGCGCCGACACCCTGCGCATCTACGAGTCGATGTTCGTGTCGGGCCTGCTGGAGACCGAGGAGTACGCGCACGCGGTGATCTCGGCGACCGGCGGCAACATCCGACCGATGCACGTGCCGAAGCTGGTCGACCTGCGCATGGAGCGCCGCGAGCACCTGTTCAAGCGTTCGGGGTTCCGCGGCCTCGTCGTGGTGATGGGCGAAACGGCCGTGCGTCAGATTGTCGGCGGCCGTAGCGTGATGAAGGGGCAGCTCAAGCGGCTGGAAGTCGACATCGAAGCGGGCATGGACATCCGCTACCTCCCCTACGCGAAGGGCCCGTGGCCGGCGGTGTCGAGCTGCGCGATCTACGGCTTTGACGACGACGTCGACCCCGACGTGGTCGAGGTGGACGCCGAGGTGGGCCGAGGCGTCTACGAGGATCATGACAACATCTCGGCGGCGAACCACATGTTCGCCAGGGCGTTGCGCAACGCCGAGGACCCGGCGGCGACGGCCGCCTTCCTCCACGGGGTGGCCGCCGACCTGTGA
- a CDS encoding terminase family protein, with translation MSDWLVRRDASRIMRRAGMPPDRWQSTLLRRRPHRALVNTTRQSGKSTSCAAMGLHRAHTEPHSTIVAVSPTQRQSALLVAKVRLFAQALGIELVRDNALSLRLANGSEVYALPGHPDTVRGYSPNLLLIDEAAYTSDALYTACLPMLAATNGDLVAISTPNGQQGWFWQEWSGRGARGWHKVEVPYTEISRITPEFIVGQKASMSRERFAAEYECQFNSSTFGLFNAGDLAAAMQRRPVEAEGGLPDAREIIARNRARFTGQEQGATA, from the coding sequence ATGAGCGACTGGCTGGTGCGCCGGGACGCCTCGCGGATCATGCGGCGCGCGGGGATGCCGCCGGACCGGTGGCAGTCGACGCTGCTGCGCCGCCGGCCGCACCGGGCGCTGGTCAACACCACCCGCCAGTCCGGCAAGTCCACCTCGTGCGCGGCGATGGGGCTGCACCGGGCGCACACCGAGCCGCACAGCACGATCGTCGCGGTCTCCCCGACGCAGCGGCAGTCCGCGCTGCTGGTGGCGAAGGTCAGGTTGTTCGCGCAGGCGTTGGGCATCGAGCTGGTGCGGGACAACGCGCTGTCGCTGCGCCTGGCCAACGGGTCCGAGGTGTACGCGCTGCCCGGCCACCCGGACACGGTGCGCGGCTACAGCCCGAACCTGCTGCTCATCGACGAGGCCGCCTACACCTCCGACGCCCTCTACACCGCGTGCCTGCCGATGCTCGCCGCCACCAACGGCGACCTGGTCGCCATCAGCACCCCGAACGGGCAACAAGGGTGGTTCTGGCAGGAATGGTCCGGGCGCGGCGCCCGGGGCTGGCACAAGGTCGAGGTGCCGTACACGGAGATCAGCCGCATCACGCCCGAGTTCATCGTCGGCCAGAAGGCCAGCATGAGCCGCGAGCGATTCGCCGCCGAGTACGAGTGCCAGTTCAACAGCTCGACGTTCGGGCTGTTCAACGCCGGTGACCTGGCGGCGGCGATGCAGCGCCGCCCGGTCGAGGCCGAGGGCGGACTGCCCGACGCGCGGGAGATCATCGCCCGCAACCGGGCGCGCTTCACCGGCCAGGAGCAGGGGGCGACCGCGTGA
- a CDS encoding tyrosine-type recombinase/integrase, translating to MKPARRRLYALSDTVKKLTFPASPSPAVAELVSSWLGERYARAAATGDTYASCLAAYLRWCAVQEVDPLLVTRQQASRFVLWLADEPSAHTGRLRSVSARNTVLTACARFLEYAVEAEARPDAGRNPFLAVSRPSVQRYARQRARLTVSDVTRLVSAAREDHVLGGTLGKVLIGSLALVGVRPTDLCRLEMEHAGDDGQGGYRLDLTVKRGKQLTRWMPGQVAADLYAYLHRERVEPDEEWQEHDPLGPAPLLVHPRLRRRVNRDDVLHLVKRSASAADLPIGTALTARDFRPFFITSARAAGADLEDRQRAAGHADPRTTGIYDQTAWTREHDPALRVAAMFEDYPSEELSKPLAWARPRGPRREAKYECDCTPQWKHLRVWLGGLHRELDEYGRAVPTDLPEPGVAALDAPSCPVCHAIYLGPYRVEAIPGDPDGQLLALCRRELTDRAAYPSASARRDERRRRDGTG from the coding sequence GTGAAACCGGCTCGACGACGGCTCTACGCCCTGTCCGACACCGTGAAGAAGCTGACCTTCCCGGCCAGCCCGTCACCGGCGGTGGCCGAGCTGGTGTCGTCGTGGCTGGGCGAGCGCTACGCACGCGCGGCGGCCACCGGCGACACCTACGCCTCGTGCCTGGCCGCCTATCTGCGGTGGTGTGCGGTGCAGGAGGTGGATCCGCTGCTGGTGACCCGGCAGCAGGCCAGCCGGTTCGTGCTGTGGTTGGCCGACGAGCCGTCGGCGCACACCGGCCGGTTGCGGTCGGTGTCGGCGCGGAACACGGTGCTGACCGCGTGCGCCCGGTTTCTCGAGTACGCGGTGGAGGCGGAGGCCCGGCCGGACGCGGGCCGGAATCCGTTCCTGGCGGTGTCGCGGCCGTCGGTGCAGCGCTACGCCCGGCAGCGGGCGAGGTTGACGGTGTCGGACGTGACCCGGTTGGTGTCGGCGGCGCGGGAGGACCACGTGCTCGGCGGCACGCTGGGCAAGGTGCTGATCGGGTCGCTGGCGTTGGTGGGGGTGCGGCCGACGGACCTGTGCCGGTTGGAGATGGAGCACGCCGGCGACGACGGGCAGGGCGGGTACCGGCTGGACCTGACGGTGAAGCGGGGCAAGCAGCTGACGCGGTGGATGCCCGGCCAGGTGGCGGCCGACCTGTACGCGTACCTGCATCGGGAGCGGGTGGAGCCGGACGAGGAGTGGCAGGAGCACGATCCGCTGGGCCCGGCGCCGCTGCTGGTGCACCCGAGGTTGCGGCGCAGGGTGAACCGGGACGACGTGCTGCACCTGGTGAAGCGGTCGGCGTCGGCGGCGGACCTGCCGATCGGCACGGCGTTGACGGCGCGGGACTTCCGGCCGTTCTTCATCACCTCGGCGCGGGCGGCGGGGGCGGACCTGGAGGATCGGCAGCGGGCGGCCGGGCACGCCGACCCTCGCACGACCGGGATCTACGACCAGACGGCGTGGACGCGGGAACACGACCCGGCGCTGCGGGTGGCCGCCATGTTCGAGGACTACCCGTCGGAGGAGCTGAGCAAGCCGTTGGCGTGGGCGAGGCCGCGGGGTCCGCGTCGGGAAGCGAAGTACGAGTGCGACTGCACGCCGCAGTGGAAGCACCTGCGGGTGTGGCTGGGCGGGCTGCACCGCGAGCTGGACGAGTACGGGCGGGCGGTGCCCACCGACCTGCCCGAGCCGGGTGTGGCCGCGCTGGACGCGCCGTCCTGTCCGGTGTGCCACGCCATCTACCTGGGCCCGTACCGGGTGGAGGCGATCCCGGGCGACCCGGACGGGCAGTTGTTGGCGTTGTGCCGGCGCGAGCTCACCGACCGGGCCGCCTACCCGTCCGCGTCCGCCCGCCGCGACGAGCGGAGGCGTCGTGACGGCACCGGCTGA
- a CDS encoding DUF4314 domain-containing protein translates to MPPVPVELFRHFTPYQPGRRVELVSMADEHTRLRPGTRGTIAFVDDLRTVHIAWDNGSRLAAIVHDGTDVITLLEK, encoded by the coding sequence TTGCCGCCCGTGCCGGTGGAGCTGTTCCGCCACTTCACGCCCTACCAGCCGGGCAGGCGGGTGGAACTGGTGTCGATGGCTGACGAGCACACGCGTCTCCGGCCGGGCACGCGCGGCACCATCGCGTTCGTCGACGACCTGCGCACCGTGCACATCGCCTGGGACAACGGCTCGCGGCTGGCGGCGATCGTGCACGACGGCACCGACGTGATCACCCTCCTGGAGAAGTGA